A genomic stretch from Carassius auratus strain Wakin chromosome 35, ASM336829v1, whole genome shotgun sequence includes:
- the LOC113054290 gene encoding transcriptional and immune response regulator-like — protein sequence MSSYASSDSRRVSPAVNGVKFDTAHRKKASPNIFENVNQDVLVKLFEKAGDLKAAERARSILALHQDPEGVSRALMALQQDKKDTCLLITGLTRQALKFR from the coding sequence ATGTCTTCATACGCGTCTTCAGACTCTCGTCGCGTCAGTCCCGCCGTGAACGGCGTCAAATTCGACACGGCTCACCGCAAGAAAGCCTCGCCGAACATCTTCGAGAACGTCAACCAGGACGTCCTGGTGAAACTCTTCGAGAAAGCCGGAGACCTGAAGGCGGCGGAGAGAGCCAGGAGCATCCTCGCGCTGCACCAGGACCCCGAGGGCGTCTCCAGAGCACTCATGGCTCTTCAGCAGGACAAGAAGGACACGTGTCTGCTCATCACCGGACTGACGCGCCAGGCGCTCAAGTTTCGTTGA